From the genome of Sphingobacterium kitahiroshimense, one region includes:
- the cmk gene encoding (d)CMP kinase, protein MTTRHNFIIAIDGFSSCGKSTVAKALAKKLKFVFIDSGAMYRAVTLYFLREGIDMKDDKAIAEALENIHIDFIPNVDKTEIHLNDEDISDEIRQMYISDMVSEVSTIKAVRQAMVKQQQKLGRRRNIVMDGRDIGTTVFPDADMKIFMTADPQVRANRRYLELTNKGEQVTIDEIVKNLAHRDHIDSTREESPLRKAEDAIVLDNSYMSQEDQLTFVIDEYTKRRASK, encoded by the coding sequence ATGACAACAAGACATAACTTTATTATCGCTATTGATGGTTTTTCATCATGTGGTAAAAGTACAGTGGCAAAAGCACTGGCCAAAAAATTAAAATTTGTTTTCATTGACAGTGGTGCAATGTACCGTGCTGTGACACTTTATTTTCTCAGAGAGGGAATAGATATGAAAGATGATAAAGCAATAGCTGAGGCGTTGGAAAATATTCATATCGATTTCATTCCTAATGTTGATAAAACTGAGATTCATCTTAATGATGAAGATATATCGGATGAGATCCGTCAGATGTATATTTCGGATATGGTGAGTGAAGTGAGTACAATAAAAGCTGTGCGTCAAGCCATGGTAAAACAACAGCAGAAATTAGGGCGGAGACGTAATATCGTGATGGATGGTCGCGATATAGGCACAACTGTATTTCCGGATGCAGATATGAAAATTTTTATGACAGCGGATCCGCAAGTACGTGCTAATCGACGTTATTTAGAATTGACCAATAAGGGAGAGCAGGTGACGATCGATGAAATTGTTAAGAATCTGGCACATCGTGATCATATTGACAGTACCAGGGAAGAAAGTCCTTTGCGTAAAGCGGAAGATGCCATTGTATTGGATAATTCTTATATGAGTCAAGAAGATCAATTGACATTTGTCATTGATGAATATACAAAAAGAAGAGCTTCCAAATAG
- the topA gene encoding type I DNA topoisomerase — MAKNLLIVESPAKAKTIEGYLGKDFLVKSSYGHIRDLVKTDDAIDTDKDFQQKYEVPSDKKAVVSELKKLAKAAETVWLASDEDREGEAISWHLFETLGLKDESTKRIVFHEITKPAILKAIENPRKIDYNLVNAQQARRVLDRLVGFELSPVLWKKVKPSLSAGRVQSVAVRLIVDREREVIKFNAEASFRIVAFFHTGKVKDSFKAELPQRFATEAEAKQFLEDCKTAEFAVKSLETKPAKRAPAAPFTTSTLQQEASRKLGFSVARTMQVAQRLYEAGRITYMRTDSVNLSDTATEAAEKEIRSAYGDRYHKLRKYKTKTSGAQEAHEAIRPTYFSEHSIEGDAAEKRLYDLIWKRAIASQMSEAEFEKTLAKISISTRKEDLSASGEVMKFDGFLKVYFESTDDDQEVTNDDDSDNSLLPPLVTGQSVVLKSMNATERFTRPPARYTEAALVKKLEELGIGRPSTYAPTISTIQNRGYVVKEEREGRSRDYRVLTLENTEISAVTKTEITGAEKGKMFPTDIGIVVNDFLVEHFKGIVDFNFTAKVEKEFDEIAHGLTEWTDMLREFYGPFHSEVQNTLENAERANNERELGVDPVSGKPVSVRIGKFGPLVQIGAQDDEEKPRFASLRKGQMIETITFEDAMELFKLPKKVGIFEEKEMTVAIGRFGPYIRHDSSFYSLPKNVDPLDVTEEECIQIIKDKRQKDIEKVIRVFDENPEAQIEQGRWGPFIRFGKQNLKIPKGTEVEQITYEDVLKWAEADAPKGKGKVTAKKATTAKKAPAKKAPAAKKATAVKKTTTKAAVKATKDK; from the coding sequence ATGGCTAAAAATTTACTCATAGTAGAGTCTCCGGCGAAAGCGAAAACAATAGAAGGGTATTTAGGGAAGGACTTTTTGGTAAAGTCCAGTTACGGACATATTCGTGATTTGGTGAAGACCGATGATGCTATTGATACAGATAAAGATTTTCAACAAAAATATGAAGTGCCGAGTGATAAGAAGGCTGTTGTCAGTGAGTTAAAGAAATTAGCTAAAGCTGCAGAAACAGTTTGGTTAGCATCCGATGAGGACCGCGAGGGGGAGGCTATATCGTGGCATTTATTTGAGACTTTAGGTTTAAAAGATGAGAGTACTAAGCGTATTGTATTTCATGAGATCACCAAACCTGCGATTTTAAAGGCCATTGAGAATCCACGTAAAATAGATTATAATTTAGTAAATGCACAGCAGGCTCGTCGTGTACTGGATCGTTTGGTAGGATTTGAGCTTTCTCCTGTATTATGGAAGAAAGTAAAACCATCGTTGTCCGCAGGACGTGTTCAATCGGTAGCAGTGCGTTTAATTGTAGACCGCGAGCGCGAGGTTATAAAATTTAATGCGGAAGCATCATTTCGTATTGTGGCATTTTTCCATACTGGAAAAGTTAAAGATAGTTTTAAAGCTGAGTTGCCACAGCGTTTTGCAACAGAGGCTGAAGCAAAGCAGTTTTTAGAGGATTGTAAGACAGCGGAATTTGCTGTTAAGAGTTTGGAAACAAAACCAGCGAAAAGAGCTCCAGCGGCTCCGTTCACTACCTCAACGCTACAGCAGGAGGCTAGTCGTAAGCTAGGGTTTTCTGTTGCGCGTACTATGCAGGTTGCTCAACGCTTATATGAAGCTGGTCGCATTACCTATATGCGTACCGATTCTGTTAATTTAAGTGATACAGCAACAGAAGCTGCTGAGAAAGAAATTCGTTCTGCTTATGGGGATCGTTATCATAAGTTAAGAAAATATAAAACAAAAACTTCTGGAGCTCAAGAGGCTCACGAAGCCATTCGTCCAACTTATTTTTCTGAACATAGCATTGAAGGTGATGCAGCAGAAAAACGTTTATACGATTTAATTTGGAAACGTGCTATTGCTTCTCAAATGAGTGAGGCAGAGTTCGAGAAAACATTAGCTAAAATTTCTATTTCTACACGTAAGGAGGATTTATCTGCTTCAGGTGAGGTCATGAAGTTTGATGGATTTTTGAAAGTTTATTTTGAATCTACAGATGATGATCAAGAGGTAACGAATGATGATGATAGCGATAACTCCTTGTTGCCACCTTTGGTAACAGGACAATCGGTCGTATTGAAAAGCATGAATGCGACAGAGCGTTTTACAAGACCTCCTGCTCGTTATACAGAGGCTGCTTTGGTGAAGAAGTTGGAAGAATTGGGTATTGGTAGACCATCTACTTATGCACCGACAATTTCTACGATTCAAAATCGCGGTTATGTAGTGAAAGAAGAAAGAGAAGGACGTTCACGTGACTATCGTGTATTGACTTTAGAAAATACGGAAATCTCTGCCGTTACTAAGACTGAAATTACTGGCGCTGAAAAAGGAAAAATGTTTCCAACAGATATCGGTATTGTTGTTAATGATTTCTTAGTTGAACACTTTAAAGGCATTGTAGATTTTAATTTCACGGCAAAAGTAGAAAAGGAATTTGATGAAATTGCACATGGTTTGACCGAATGGACAGATATGTTGCGTGAATTCTACGGACCTTTTCATTCAGAAGTACAGAATACGTTAGAAAATGCTGAACGTGCTAACAACGAACGTGAGTTGGGTGTCGATCCTGTATCGGGTAAACCTGTCTCTGTCCGTATTGGTAAGTTTGGTCCTTTGGTGCAGATTGGTGCACAAGATGATGAAGAGAAACCTCGTTTTGCATCTTTGAGAAAAGGACAGATGATCGAAACGATTACTTTTGAGGATGCTATGGAATTGTTTAAGCTTCCAAAGAAGGTTGGTATTTTTGAAGAAAAGGAAATGACTGTTGCCATTGGCCGTTTTGGACCTTATATCCGTCATGATTCTTCTTTTTATTCTTTACCAAAGAATGTTGATCCACTTGATGTGACAGAGGAAGAGTGTATCCAGATTATCAAAGACAAGAGACAAAAAGATATTGAAAAGGTAATTCGTGTTTTTGACGAAAATCCTGAAGCTCAAATTGAACAAGGCCGTTGGGGACCGTTTATCCGTTTTGGAAAACAGAATTTGAAAATTCCAAAAGGAACAGAAGTAGAGCAGATCACGTATGAAGATGTCTTGAAATGGGCGGAAGCTGATGCTCCTAAAGGCAAAGGAAAAGTAACTGCTAAAAAAGCGACTACTGCAAAGAAAGCTCCTGCTAAAAAAGCTCCAGCAGCGAAGAAAGCGACTGCGGTTAAAAAGACAACTACAAAGGCTGCTGTGAAAGCGACTAAAGATAAATAA